A stretch of Cicer arietinum cultivar CDC Frontier isolate Library 1 chromosome 5, Cicar.CDCFrontier_v2.0, whole genome shotgun sequence DNA encodes these proteins:
- the LOC101515247 gene encoding double-stranded RNA-binding protein 1-like — translation MSTNEDFQGVSNCYVFKSRVQEYAQKAGLPTPVYETIKEGPSHEPSFRSTVIVNDVRYDSLPGFFNRKAAEQSAAEVALVELAKSGEVNQSVTLPVHETGLCKNLLQEYAQKMNYAMPTYHCKKDETPGRTTLFSCTVDIGGILYIGGMTKTKKEAEIKAARTALLAIQTNASQASQNQFGYLTVIPSRKRATDSVAVVDEASKPKKARFKRKFPKRKPSRDKKRHILTDNAGIGANINPGVESLVTVNDESGLHETKSEAAAFPSEAMKNYENGVSTDHCEKETLAWDGSFALNNQEIFENGKSSELHFTENSFGNVVTEAAFVPMPNGYIPPMIVEMTEQHCNGDIVSGNEGF, via the exons GTGTTTCAAATTGTTATGTGTTCAAGAGCCGGGTGCAGGAGTATGCTCAGAAAGCTGGACTCCCCACACCTGTCTATGAAACTATCAAGGAAGGGCCTTCTCATGAACCTTCTTTCAGGTCAACGGTGATTGTGAATGATGTTCGGTATGATTCTTTGCCTGGCTTTTTTAACCGGAAAGCAGCAGAGCAGTCAGCTGCAGAGGTTGCTTTGGTGGAGTTGGCCAAATCTGGTGAAGTTAATCAATCAGTCACTCTACCTGTT CATGAAACTGGATTATGCAAGAATTTACTTCAGGAATATGCACAGAAGATGAACTATGCAATGCCAACTTATCATTGCAAAAAGGATGAAACACCAGGTAGAACAACGTTATTTTCATGTACAGTCGATATTGGTGGGATTCTCTATATAGGGGGGATGACAAAAACAAAGAAGGAAGCAGAGATTAAAGCTGCAAGAACTGCTTTATTAGCTATCCAGACAAATGCATCCCAGGCTTCTCAAAACCAGTTTGGCTATTTAACAGTCATTCCATCCAGGAAAAGGGCAACTGATTCTGTCGCTGTTGTCGACGAGGCTTCAAAGCCTAAGAAAGCACGCTTTAAAAGGAAATTTCCCAAGAGGAAACCATCTAGAGATAAGAAGCGCCATATTCTCACTGATAATGCTGGCATTGGAGCAAATATCAATCCCGGGGTAGAATCACTTGTGACTGTTAATGATGAATCTGGCCTCCATGAAACCAAATCCGAAGCAGCAGCTTTCCCTTCAGAAGCCATGAAGAATTATGAGAACGGAGTATCAACTGACCATTGTGAGAAAGAGACATTAGCTTGGGACGGGTCTTTCGCTTTGAATAATCAAGAGATATTTGAAAATGGGAAGTCATCAGAATTGCATTTCACAGAGAACAGTTTTGGGAATGTTGTTACAGAAGCGGCGTTCGTGCCTATGCCTAACGGATACATACCGCCGATGATTGTGGAGATGACCGAACAACATTGTAATGGAGATATAGTCTCTGGCAATGAGGGGTTTTGA